One Chromatiaceae bacterium genomic region harbors:
- a CDS encoding efflux RND transporter periplasmic adaptor subunit: MNLSHRLLTQVLLTFMLALPLLGGALNVSGEELSAQAPVHDHAHPPAEATYVCPMHPQVVSAEPGSRCPICGMDLVAVQAEQPAASPTAATSAPGQAMEMAMEMPTIAVPEAVINQLGVRTAVVRQGTLPRTVEGFGVLLSRNVRSYRPIARSRAAQNAAREADAEGQAMLIQAQVFEGQAALLQPGQVVRVRFPSLGAREWRGLVDVLESQINLSSHTLQFRVSIDLEGVEIPGGTTAVVNVEVDPEPDVLLVPREAVIFTGKGARVILARDGGRFQPRPVAIDDLGEDEMIIRSGLQEGDRVVVSAQFLLDSEANLRAGLRRLSSERPHTEAAPGGTQP; the protein is encoded by the coding sequence ATGAACCTATCTCACCGCCTCCTTACCCAGGTCCTCCTGACTTTCATGCTCGCCCTGCCCCTCCTCGGGGGCGCCCTTAACGTCAGTGGGGAGGAACTATCGGCGCAAGCCCCGGTTCATGACCATGCGCACCCGCCAGCGGAGGCGACCTACGTCTGTCCCATGCACCCCCAGGTGGTGAGCGCCGAGCCGGGTAGCCGGTGTCCCATCTGCGGCATGGACCTGGTGGCCGTCCAGGCAGAGCAGCCGGCGGCCAGCCCTACCGCCGCCACAAGCGCCCCGGGGCAAGCGATGGAAATGGCAATGGAGATGCCGACGATCGCGGTCCCGGAGGCGGTCATCAATCAGTTGGGGGTGCGGACCGCCGTGGTGCGCCAGGGCACCCTCCCTCGCACCGTGGAAGGTTTCGGTGTCCTGCTCTCCCGCAATGTACGCAGCTACCGGCCCATCGCCCGCAGTCGCGCGGCCCAAAACGCCGCCAGGGAGGCGGACGCCGAGGGCCAGGCCATGTTGATCCAGGCCCAGGTCTTCGAGGGCCAGGCCGCCCTCTTGCAACCCGGTCAGGTGGTCCGGGTGAGATTTCCGAGTCTGGGGGCGCGGGAGTGGCGGGGATTGGTGGATGTCCTGGAGTCGCAAATCAATCTGTCCTCCCACACCCTGCAATTTCGGGTGTCCATCGACCTGGAAGGCGTCGAGATCCCAGGGGGGACGACCGCCGTCGTCAACGTCGAGGTGGACCCCGAACCTGACGTGCTGCTGGTTCCCCGGGAGGCGGTGATTTTCACCGGTAAGGGCGCGCGGGTAATCCTCGCCCGGGACGGCGGGCGCTTCCAGCCGCGGCCAGTGGCGATCGATGACCTGGGCGAGGACGAGATGATCATCCGTTCCGGGCTCCAGGAGGGTGACCGGGTCGTGGTGTCCGCCCAGTTCCTGCTGGACTCCGAGGCTAACCTCAGGGCCGGACTCAGGCGCCTGAGCAGCGAGCGTCCCCACACCGAGGCCGCGCCCGGGGGGACTCAGCCGTGA
- the tadA gene encoding tRNA adenosine(34) deaminase TadA: protein MPEPCESTALDDSHWMRQAIALAERAGAQGEVPVGAVLIAAGQVLGEGWNCPIATHDPSAHAEIRALRAAGQRLGNYRLPATTLYVTLEPCPMCASALIHARVARVVYGARDPKGGACGSVFHLLPPDQRFNHRLECQGDVLGQECGELLRRFFQQRRRSVARGAVLGDRVPQ, encoded by the coding sequence ATGCCCGAGCCCTGCGAGTCCACCGCGCTAGACGATAGCCACTGGATGCGCCAGGCGATCGCCCTGGCGGAGCGGGCGGGGGCCCAGGGCGAGGTGCCGGTCGGTGCGGTGCTGATCGCCGCCGGCCAGGTCCTGGGCGAGGGCTGGAACTGCCCCATCGCCACCCATGACCCCAGCGCCCACGCCGAGATTCGCGCCCTGCGCGCCGCGGGCCAGCGCCTCGGCAACTATCGCCTCCCCGCCACCACCCTCTACGTCACCCTCGAACCCTGCCCCATGTGCGCCAGCGCCCTCATTCATGCCCGCGTCGCCCGCGTTGTTTACGGCGCCCGCGACCCCAAGGGCGGTGCCTGCGGCAGCGTCTTCCACCTGCTGCCCCCGGACCAGCGATTCAATCATCGCCTCGAGTGTCAGGGGGATGTTCTGGGCCAGGAATGCGGTGAACTGTTACGCCGCTTCTTCCAGCAGCGCCGCCGTTCCGTGGCTCGTGGGGCCGTACTGGGGGATCGGGTCCCCCAATGA
- a CDS encoding exodeoxyribonuclease VII large subunit yields the protein MTTDFDLSRDIWTISRLAREVRAVLEGSFPLLWVEGEISNLSQPASGHLYFALKDPAAQIRCALFRNKRLLLGFRPANGQQVLARVRVSLYEGRGDFQLVVEHLEPAGEGALRLEFERLKRKLAAEGLFDAALKRPPPAFPRQVGLITSPSGAAVRDLISVLGRRFPALPLVVYPARVQGEGAAAELVEMLALANQRAECDVLILARGGGALEDLMAFNDEDLARAIRASAIPVVTGVGHEIDFTIADLVADQRGATPSAAAELVSPSAPHLRQRLAAYEQRLIQAQARRLEGLRRHWLAAERHLRLLHPLAELERRQQRTDDLERRLGEAMARRLRSLRHRRDLAWSRLHPLSPAQRLAGLAQRLANLEGRLRRLPTRLIALRREHLAGLAHALDALSPLGTLTRGYAILRRAPAGEVIRDVAQLAPGDLVEARLGRGGITARVEGVDSVQAAMP from the coding sequence ATGACCACCGACTTCGACCTCTCCCGCGACATCTGGACCATCTCCCGCCTGGCCCGGGAGGTCCGCGCCGTGCTGGAGGGCAGCTTCCCGCTGCTCTGGGTGGAGGGTGAAATCTCCAACCTGTCCCAGCCCGCCTCGGGGCACCTCTACTTTGCCCTCAAGGACCCGGCGGCCCAGATCCGGTGCGCCCTGTTCCGCAACAAGCGCCTGCTGCTGGGCTTCCGCCCGGCCAATGGCCAGCAGGTCCTGGCACGGGTCCGGGTGAGCCTTTACGAGGGTCGGGGCGACTTTCAACTGGTGGTGGAGCACCTGGAACCCGCCGGCGAGGGCGCCCTGCGCCTGGAGTTCGAGCGGCTCAAGCGCAAGCTGGCGGCGGAGGGGCTCTTCGACGCGGCCCTCAAGCGGCCCCCGCCGGCCTTTCCCCGCCAGGTGGGCCTCATCACCTCCCCCAGCGGCGCCGCCGTGCGGGACCTCATCAGCGTCCTAGGGCGGCGTTTTCCGGCCCTGCCCCTGGTGGTCTATCCCGCCCGGGTTCAGGGCGAGGGCGCGGCGGCGGAACTGGTGGAGATGCTGGCCCTGGCCAACCAGCGCGCCGAGTGCGACGTCCTCATCCTGGCGCGGGGCGGCGGCGCCCTGGAAGATCTCATGGCCTTCAACGACGAGGACCTGGCCCGGGCCATCCGCGCCTCCGCCATTCCGGTCGTCACCGGCGTGGGCCACGAGATTGATTTCACCATCGCCGACCTGGTGGCGGACCAGCGCGGCGCCACGCCCTCGGCCGCGGCGGAACTGGTCAGCCCCTCCGCCCCCCATCTGCGCCAGCGCCTGGCCGCCTACGAGCAACGTCTGATCCAGGCCCAGGCGCGGCGCCTGGAGGGACTGCGTCGCCACTGGCTGGCGGCGGAACGCCACCTGCGCTTACTGCATCCCCTGGCCGAACTGGAGCGCCGCCAACAGCGCACCGACGACCTGGAGCGGCGGTTGGGGGAGGCCATGGCGCGGCGGCTGCGGAGCCTGCGTCACCGCCGGGACCTGGCCTGGAGCCGCTTGCACCCCCTGAGTCCCGCCCAGCGTCTGGCGGGGCTCGCCCAGCGCCTGGCCAACCTGGAAGGCCGCCTGCGGCGCCTCCCAACCCGGCTGATCGCCCTGCGGCGCGAGCATCTGGCCGGCCTCGCCCATGCCCTGGATGCCCTGAGCCCCCTGGGCACCCTGACCCGGGGCTATGCCATCCTGCGGCGAGCGCCGGCGGGCGAGGTCATCCGCGACGTCGCCCAGCTAGCGCCGGGTGATCTCGTCGAGGCGCGCCTGGGACGGGGAGGTATTACAGCTCGGGTCGAGGGTGTTGATAGCGTCCAAGCGGCCATGCCTTGA
- the guaB gene encoding IMP dehydrogenase: protein MRLIQEALTFDDVLLVPAHSSVLPNQVDLSTRLTRGIELKIPLVSAAMDTVSEARLAIALALEGGIGIVHKNMSAERQAKEVLTVKKYESGIIRNPITVTPETSIGEVMRLTRENNISGVPVVTEDGHLTGIVTGRDLRFETRPGDPVRNIMTRHDRLVTVREGASREEVLALLHKHRIEKVLVVNDAFELRGLITVKDIQKAKDFPNASRDDQQRLRVGAAVGVGAGTDERVAALVAAGVDVIVVDTAHGHSQGVLDRVAWCKRQYPELQVIGGNIATGAAARDLLAAGADAVKVGIGPGSICTTRIVAGVGMPQVTAVANVAEALAGTGVPLIADGGLRYSGDIAKIIAAGAHSVMIGGLFAGTDESPGEIEIYQGRSYKSYRGMGSLGAMGAKEGSSDRYFQENEDKEKLVPEGIEGRVPYKGSVLNVIHQLMGGLRSSMGYTGCADIEEMRSKPEFVRVSTAGMRESHVHDVQITKEAPNYRIEI from the coding sequence ATGCGTCTGATCCAGGAAGCCCTCACCTTCGACGATGTCCTCCTCGTCCCCGCCCACTCCAGCGTGCTGCCCAATCAGGTGGACCTGAGCACCCGGCTGACCCGGGGCATCGAACTCAAGATCCCCCTGGTCTCGGCGGCCATGGATACGGTGTCCGAGGCCCGGCTGGCCATTGCCCTGGCCCTGGAAGGTGGCATTGGCATCGTCCACAAGAACATGTCCGCCGAGCGCCAGGCCAAGGAGGTGCTGACGGTCAAGAAGTACGAGAGCGGCATTATCCGCAACCCCATCACGGTCACCCCCGAGACCAGCATTGGCGAGGTCATGCGGCTGACTCGGGAGAACAACATCTCGGGCGTGCCGGTGGTGACCGAGGACGGCCACCTCACCGGCATCGTCACCGGGCGCGACCTGCGTTTCGAGACCCGCCCCGGCGACCCCGTGCGCAATATCATGACCCGGCACGACCGTCTGGTGACGGTGCGGGAGGGCGCCAGCCGCGAGGAGGTGCTGGCCCTGCTCCACAAGCACCGCATCGAGAAGGTGCTGGTGGTCAATGACGCCTTCGAGTTGCGCGGCCTGATCACGGTCAAGGACATCCAGAAGGCCAAGGACTTCCCCAATGCCTCGCGGGATGACCAGCAGCGGCTGCGGGTGGGTGCCGCCGTGGGGGTCGGCGCCGGCACCGATGAACGGGTCGCGGCCCTGGTCGCCGCGGGGGTGGATGTGATCGTGGTGGATACCGCCCACGGCCATTCCCAGGGGGTGCTGGATCGCGTGGCCTGGTGTAAGCGCCAGTATCCCGAGCTCCAGGTCATCGGCGGCAACATCGCCACCGGCGCGGCGGCGCGGGACCTCCTGGCCGCCGGGGCCGACGCGGTCAAGGTCGGCATCGGGCCGGGCTCCATCTGCACCACCCGGATCGTTGCTGGGGTGGGCATGCCCCAGGTCACGGCGGTGGCCAATGTGGCCGAGGCCCTGGCCGGCACTGGCGTGCCCCTCATCGCCGATGGCGGCCTGCGCTATTCGGGCGACATCGCCAAGATCATTGCCGCCGGGGCTCACTCCGTCATGATCGGTGGCCTCTTCGCCGGCACCGACGAGTCACCCGGGGAAATCGAGATCTATCAGGGGCGTTCCTACAAGTCCTATCGCGGCATGGGCTCCCTGGGGGCCATGGGCGCCAAGGAGGGCTCCAGCGATCGCTATTTCCAGGAAAACGAGGACAAAGAGAAGCTGGTGCCCGAGGGCATCGAGGGCCGGGTGCCCTACAAGGGCAGCGTGCTCAACGTCATCCATCAGCTCATGGGCGGTCTGCGCTCCAGCATGGGTTACACCGGCTGCGCCGATATCGAGGAGATGCGCTCCAAGCCCGAGTTTGTGCGCGTCAGTACGGCGGGGATGCGCGAGTCCCACGTCCACGATGTGCAGATCACCAAGGAAGCGCCGAATTACCGCATCGAAATCTGA
- a CDS encoding type II toxin-antitoxin system Phd/YefM family antitoxin yields the protein MSVKFSEDVVPLTDLKVNPGRVVRQAVEAHRPVLLTRRGRGVAVMQSVSDFEEAAEERAFMRAVIVGMADLDAGREVSLAEAKARFGLA from the coding sequence ATGAGCGTGAAATTCTCCGAAGACGTGGTCCCGCTGACCGACCTCAAGGTCAACCCCGGTCGCGTGGTCAGACAGGCGGTAGAGGCCCATCGGCCCGTGCTGCTCACCCGCCGAGGCCGCGGGGTCGCCGTCATGCAGTCCGTGTCTGATTTCGAGGAGGCCGCGGAGGAGCGCGCCTTCATGCGCGCGGTGATCGTTGGCATGGCCGACCTGGATGCCGGCCGCGAGGTCTCCCTCGCCGAAGCCAAGGCCAGATTCGGCTTGGCTTGA
- the guaA gene encoding glutamine-hydrolyzing GMP synthase: MSLNPIAIHADRILILDFGSQYTQLIARRVREAGVYCEIHPWDLDATGIAGFGARGIILSGGPQSVHEEQTPRADAAVFAAGVPILGICYGMQTLAAQLGGQVAPATHREYGYAQVRARGHSRLLRDIEDHASPEGFGLLDVWMSHGDRVDTLPPGFVAICTTDNAPLAGIADEARCIYGLQFHPEVTHTRQGQRILERFVHDICGCGGLWTPRNIIDEAIAQIRQQVGQDDVLLGLSGGVDSSVVAALLHRAIGDRLTCVFVDNGLLRLGEGDQVMSTFARHMGVKVIRVDAGARFFERLAGVVDPEHKRKIIGNTFIDIFEAEAERLPNVKWLAQGTIYPDVIESAGAKTGKAKVIKSHHNVGGLPDTMKLALVEPLRELFKDEVRKIGIELGLPSDMVYRHPFPGPGLGVRILGEVHVAFADTLRQADHIFIEELRRAGLYDQVSQAFAVFLPIKSVGVVGDNRQYAHVIALRAVETIDFMTARWAHLPYDFLDQVCRRIVNEVRDVSRVVYDITGKPPGTIEWE; encoded by the coding sequence ATGAGCCTCAACCCCATCGCCATCCACGCCGATCGGATTCTGATCCTCGATTTCGGCTCTCAGTACACCCAGCTCATCGCCCGGCGGGTGCGCGAGGCCGGGGTCTATTGCGAAATCCACCCTTGGGACCTGGACGCCACGGGGATTGCTGGCTTCGGCGCCAGGGGCATCATCCTCTCCGGCGGCCCCCAGTCCGTCCACGAGGAGCAGACGCCCCGGGCCGATGCCGCCGTCTTCGCCGCGGGCGTGCCGATTCTCGGCATCTGTTACGGCATGCAGACCCTCGCCGCCCAGTTGGGGGGCCAGGTCGCCCCGGCGACCCATCGCGAATACGGCTATGCCCAGGTCCGCGCCCGGGGCCATTCGCGACTGCTGCGGGACATCGAAGACCACGCCAGCCCCGAGGGCTTTGGCCTGCTCGATGTCTGGATGAGCCACGGCGACCGGGTGGATACCCTGCCGCCCGGCTTCGTGGCCATCTGCACCACCGATAATGCGCCCCTGGCGGGCATCGCCGACGAGGCGCGGTGCATCTACGGTCTCCAATTCCACCCCGAGGTGACCCACACCCGCCAGGGCCAGCGCATCCTGGAGCGCTTCGTCCACGACATCTGCGGCTGCGGTGGCCTCTGGACGCCCCGGAACATCATCGACGAGGCCATTGCCCAGATTCGCCAGCAGGTGGGTCAGGATGATGTCCTACTCGGCCTCTCCGGTGGCGTCGATTCCTCTGTGGTGGCGGCCCTGTTGCACCGCGCCATCGGCGACCGCCTCACCTGCGTCTTCGTGGACAACGGCCTGCTGCGCCTCGGGGAGGGCGATCAGGTCATGAGCACCTTTGCCCGCCACATGGGCGTCAAGGTCATTCGCGTCGATGCCGGCGCGCGCTTCTTCGAGCGCCTGGCCGGGGTCGTGGACCCGGAGCACAAACGCAAGATCATCGGCAACACCTTTATCGATATCTTCGAGGCGGAGGCGGAACGGCTGCCCAACGTCAAGTGGCTGGCCCAGGGCACCATCTACCCCGACGTCATCGAATCCGCCGGCGCCAAGACCGGCAAGGCCAAGGTGATCAAGTCCCATCACAATGTCGGCGGCCTGCCGGACACCATGAAGCTGGCCTTGGTCGAGCCCCTGCGCGAACTCTTCAAGGACGAGGTGCGCAAGATCGGGATCGAACTCGGCCTGCCCTCGGATATGGTCTATCGCCACCCCTTCCCTGGCCCCGGCCTGGGGGTGCGTATCCTGGGCGAGGTCCACGTCGCCTTCGCCGACACCCTGCGCCAGGCCGATCACATCTTCATTGAGGAGTTACGCCGCGCCGGCCTCTATGACCAGGTCTCCCAGGCCTTCGCCGTCTTCCTGCCCATCAAGTCCGTGGGCGTCGTCGGCGACAATCGCCAGTATGCCCACGTCATCGCCCTGCGCGCCGTCGAGACCATCGACTTCATGACCGCCCGCTGGGCCCATCTGCCCTATGACTTTCTCGACCAGGTTTGCCGCCGCATCGTCAATGAAGTCCGCGATGTCTCCCGGGTCGTGTATGACATCACCGGCAAGCCCCCGGGGACCATCGAGTGGGAGTGA